From the Gaiellales bacterium genome, one window contains:
- a CDS encoding alcohol dehydrogenase catalytic domain-containing protein has protein sequence MKIRAAVLEEFGKPLEVQEIDLAEPRAGEVLVRLVACGVCHTDLYTASGADPSGYAPTVLGHEGAGVVERVGEGVTSLSQGDHVVTLFSPQCGECIHCRSPKTNLCLAIRDMQGKGYLPDGTTRLSRDGEPIRHFMGTSTFAEYTVMPEIALAKVAPEAPLEGAALFACGLSTGLGAAINTAKVEAGSTCVVFGAGMVGLGAVAGCRLQGADRIICVDMSEGRLELARGQGATETMIGGEDAVERIVEMTGGFGADYTFEATGNVNVMRQAVESARMGWGLCTVAGVAGKGETLNVVPRFLITGRRIAGSSFGGVKGREGVPRLVDRWMAGEIDVSPFISHHISLDEVNHGFELMEAQDGIRSVIRFAT, from the coding sequence ATGAAGATCCGGGCAGCGGTGCTCGAGGAGTTCGGCAAGCCGCTCGAGGTGCAGGAGATCGACCTCGCGGAGCCGCGCGCGGGCGAGGTGCTGGTGCGACTGGTCGCGTGCGGCGTCTGCCACACCGACCTCTACACCGCCTCGGGCGCCGATCCGTCCGGCTATGCGCCGACCGTGCTCGGCCACGAGGGCGCCGGCGTCGTCGAGCGCGTGGGCGAGGGCGTCACGTCCCTGTCCCAGGGCGACCACGTGGTCACGCTCTTCTCCCCCCAGTGCGGCGAGTGCATCCACTGCCGCAGCCCCAAGACGAACCTGTGCCTCGCGATCCGCGACATGCAGGGCAAGGGGTACCTGCCGGACGGCACCACTCGGCTGTCCCGTGACGGCGAGCCGATCCGCCACTTCATGGGCACGTCGACCTTCGCCGAGTACACGGTGATGCCCGAGATCGCGCTGGCCAAGGTCGCGCCCGAGGCGCCGCTCGAAGGAGCGGCGCTGTTCGCCTGCGGCCTGTCCACCGGGCTGGGCGCTGCAATCAACACGGCCAAGGTGGAGGCCGGTTCGACGTGCGTCGTCTTCGGGGCCGGGATGGTCGGCCTTGGTGCCGTGGCCGGATGCCGGCTGCAGGGCGCTGACCGGATCATCTGCGTCGACATGTCGGAGGGCCGGCTCGAGCTGGCCCGCGGCCAGGGCGCGACCGAGACGATGATCGGTGGTGAGGACGCTGTCGAGCGGATCGTCGAGATGACCGGCGGCTTCGGTGCGGACTACACATTCGAGGCGACCGGCAACGTCAACGTGATGCGTCAGGCGGTCGAGTCGGCGCGCATGGGCTGGGGCCTCTGCACCGTCGCCGGCGTGGCCGGCAAGGGCGAGACCCTGAACGTGGTCCCGCGGTTCCTGATCACCGGCCGGCGCATCGCCGGCAGCAGCTTCGGCGGGGTCAAGGGCCGCGAGGGGGTGCCGCGGCTGGTCGACCGGTGGATGGCCGGGGAGATCGACGTCTCGCCGTTCATCTCGCATCACATCTCGCTTGACGAGGTGAACCACGGGTTCGAGCTGATGGAGGCGCAGGACGGCATCCGCAGCGTGATCCGGTTCGCGACGTGA
- a CDS encoding arylamine N-acetyltransferase yields the protein MNVDAYLGRIGFRGSREPTAETLEALQRAHMLTVPFENIDIHLGRRLVLDREANFAKIVERRRGGWCFELNGLFAWLLEQLGFEVTLLGSRVHGTDWVSEDLAHLLLLVDLDEPVIADVGFGAGQEFAPRPLAQLPDRVIRHLDGLSVQFSTEPRALTDFQAMCDRLQTAPDSGFVRTRVAHIAVPGGRVSLRELTLVEQVGGERRERELSGEEERQAVLRDRFGIVP from the coding sequence GTGAACGTCGACGCGTACCTCGGGCGAATCGGATTCCGGGGCAGCCGCGAGCCGACCGCCGAGACGCTTGAGGCCCTTCAGCGCGCCCACATGCTGACGGTCCCGTTCGAGAACATCGACATTCACCTCGGCCGCCGGCTGGTGCTCGACCGCGAGGCGAACTTCGCGAAGATCGTCGAGCGGCGCCGAGGCGGCTGGTGCTTCGAGCTGAACGGCCTGTTCGCCTGGCTGCTCGAGCAGCTCGGGTTCGAGGTGACGCTGCTCGGATCGCGCGTTCACGGCACCGATTGGGTCAGCGAGGATCTCGCGCACCTCCTGCTGCTCGTCGACCTCGACGAGCCGGTGATCGCGGACGTCGGCTTCGGCGCGGGCCAGGAGTTCGCTCCGCGGCCGCTGGCGCAGCTGCCCGACCGCGTGATCCGCCATCTCGACGGCCTGTCCGTGCAGTTCAGCACCGAGCCGCGGGCGCTCACGGACTTCCAGGCGATGTGCGACCGCCTCCAGACCGCTCCCGACTCCGGCTTCGTCCGCACCCGCGTGGCGCACATCGCCGTGCCGGGCGGCCGGGTGTCGCTGCGCGAGCTGACGCTGGTCGAGCAGGTGGGCGGCGAGCGGCGCGAGCGCGAGCTCTCGGGCGAGGAGGAACGGCAGGCGGTGCTGCGAGACCGCTTCGGGATCGTCCCGTAG
- a CDS encoding class I SAM-dependent methyltransferase: MNRSEWSRAAHGDLEFMGPYDASSFAELFDGVELPPGPRVLDLGCGNGALLRWLAGRWAIDGTGVDLQPGALDAPGIRLLVGDANEFPAQPASYDLACSVGAVTPLHRLAELARPGGLVLLGEGYWKRAPDDRYLEALGAARDELGDWSATIQLGDPAGLELLRARPATVDEWDAYEDAWAANGEDYARAHPDEPGVGQFLDWIRAGRRRYRELGGRDTLGFALLLFRVGTAEPDRS, translated from the coding sequence ATGAACCGGTCGGAGTGGTCGCGCGCCGCGCACGGAGATCTCGAGTTCATGGGCCCCTACGACGCGAGCTCCTTCGCGGAGCTGTTCGACGGAGTGGAGCTGCCGCCCGGGCCGCGGGTGCTGGACCTCGGCTGCGGCAACGGCGCCCTGCTGCGCTGGCTCGCGGGCCGCTGGGCCATCGACGGCACCGGCGTGGATCTCCAGCCGGGCGCCTTGGACGCGCCGGGGATCCGGCTGCTCGTGGGCGACGCGAACGAGTTCCCGGCCCAGCCCGCGTCCTACGACCTCGCGTGCTCGGTCGGGGCCGTGACGCCGCTCCACCGGCTGGCCGAGCTGGCGCGACCCGGCGGCCTGGTGCTGCTCGGCGAGGGCTACTGGAAGCGTGCGCCGGACGATAGATACCTCGAGGCGCTCGGCGCGGCGCGCGACGAGCTGGGCGACTGGAGCGCGACGATCCAGCTCGGCGACCCGGCCGGCCTCGAGCTGCTGCGCGCGCGGCCCGCGACGGTCGACGAGTGGGACGCCTACGAGGACGCATGGGCCGCGAACGGCGAGGACTACGCCCGGGCACACCCGGACGAGCCCGGCGTCGGCCAGTTCCTGGACTGGATCCGCGCCGGACGCCGGCGCTACCGCGAGCTGGGCGGCCGCGACACGTTGGGATTTGCCCTGCTGCTCTTCCGCGTGGGCACGGCTGAGCCCGACCGGTCGTAG
- a CDS encoding nitroreductase, with protein sequence MARMDVEEAIRTRRTHKVYRPDPVPREQLDALFELARWAPNHHLTNPWRFRVLGPRALEALKQAHPAGAAKLDRAPTLVACSVVQGGDAEQNEEDVCAGACAVYAVMLAAHGRGIATYWRTPGVLRSPAGRAAAGIADGEHVLGLLHLGYAGRAWQPPGREPPERFATYLD encoded by the coding sequence ATGGCTCGGATGGACGTCGAGGAGGCGATCCGCACCCGGCGGACGCACAAGGTGTACCGCCCGGACCCGGTTCCGCGCGAGCAGCTGGACGCGCTGTTCGAGCTCGCGCGGTGGGCGCCGAACCACCACCTCACCAACCCGTGGCGCTTCCGCGTGCTGGGGCCGCGCGCGCTGGAAGCGCTCAAGCAGGCGCACCCGGCCGGCGCCGCGAAGCTCGACCGGGCGCCGACGCTGGTCGCATGCTCGGTCGTGCAGGGCGGCGACGCCGAGCAGAACGAGGAGGACGTCTGCGCCGGCGCGTGCGCGGTCTATGCGGTGATGCTGGCGGCGCACGGGCGGGGGATCGCGACGTACTGGCGGACGCCGGGCGTGCTCCGGTCACCGGCTGGACGCGCTGCGGCCGGGATCGCGGACGGCGAGCACGTCCTCGGGCTGTTGCACCTCGGCTATGCCGGCCGCGCGTGGCAGCCGCCCGGTCGCGAGCCGCCCGAGCGGTTCGCCACGTACCTCGACTGA
- a CDS encoding DUF6624 domain-containing protein has product MIELFLREELLTMAAEDGAVRERLVADGALFDGYNPLMAIVHRRNGDRLAEIVEGHGWPGRSLVGDDGADAAWLVVHHAIGDPALQRRCLPLLEAAAARGDVPAWHPATLLDSIRFQEGRPQVYGTVFHWDDHGVMAPSAIEDEAGVDMRRALVGLPPLAEQGVTVREAAVIEGDVAPADPRARRREAEAWAHSVGWRE; this is encoded by the coding sequence GTGATCGAGCTGTTCCTCCGCGAAGAGCTGCTCACCATGGCGGCGGAGGACGGCGCCGTGCGCGAGCGCCTGGTCGCAGACGGGGCGCTGTTCGACGGGTACAACCCGCTGATGGCGATCGTGCACCGGCGAAACGGCGACCGGCTCGCCGAGATCGTCGAGGGCCACGGCTGGCCCGGGCGGTCGCTGGTCGGCGACGACGGCGCCGACGCCGCGTGGCTGGTGGTTCACCACGCGATCGGCGACCCGGCGCTGCAGCGCCGGTGCCTCCCGCTGCTCGAGGCGGCGGCGGCGCGTGGCGACGTGCCCGCATGGCATCCGGCCACGCTGCTGGACAGCATCCGGTTCCAGGAGGGGCGGCCTCAGGTCTATGGCACCGTGTTCCACTGGGACGACCACGGCGTGATGGCGCCGAGTGCGATCGAGGACGAGGCGGGCGTCGACATGCGGCGCGCGCTGGTGGGGCTGCCGCCGCTGGCCGAGCAGGGTGTGACCGTGCGGGAGGCGGCCGTCATCGAGGGCGATGTCGCGCCCGCAGACCCCCGCGCGCGGCGGCGTGAGGCCGAGGCGTGGGCTCACTCGGTCGGCTGGCGAGAGTGA
- a CDS encoding MBL fold metallo-hydrolase has product MIVERAEHPQWTSNAYLVAEGPGGSGVFIDGNGVTEPLEQRVRDDGITITHLLVTHGHGDHVVGVEETARRHGVPLLRWPELGDGAVVRSGGLEIRAMHTPGHSPDHVALLVDGSDVFTADVLFRGTLGGTVNGGPTGYADLRRSIDRLMELDPAVRVHPGHTLPTTIGEEWEHNPFIRIWRGVDPEGDEPCTVRGEPATLILWAPDYDGTNKAWVRYPDGRDQIVGGSQVQR; this is encoded by the coding sequence GTGATCGTCGAGCGCGCCGAGCACCCGCAGTGGACGTCCAACGCGTACCTCGTGGCCGAGGGCCCGGGCGGAAGCGGCGTCTTCATCGACGGCAACGGCGTCACGGAGCCGCTCGAACAGCGGGTTCGGGACGACGGCATCACGATCACGCACCTGCTGGTGACCCACGGCCACGGCGACCACGTCGTGGGGGTGGAGGAGACGGCTCGCCGCCACGGGGTGCCGTTGCTGCGCTGGCCCGAGCTGGGCGATGGGGCGGTGGTGCGATCGGGAGGCCTGGAGATCCGTGCGATGCACACCCCCGGCCACAGCCCCGACCACGTCGCCCTGCTGGTCGACGGCAGCGACGTGTTCACCGCGGACGTGCTCTTCAGGGGCACGCTCGGCGGCACCGTCAACGGCGGGCCGACCGGCTATGCGGATCTGCGGCGCTCGATCGACCGGCTGATGGAGCTCGACCCCGCCGTGCGCGTGCATCCCGGCCACACGCTGCCGACGACCATCGGCGAGGAGTGGGAGCACAACCCGTTCATCCGCATCTGGCGCGGTGTCGACCCGGAAGGCGACGAGCCGTGCACCGTGCGCGGCGAGCCGGCCACGCTGATCCTGTGGGCCCCCGACTACGACGGCACGAACAAGGCCTGGGTGCGATACCCCGACGGCCGCGATCAGATCGTCGGCGGGTCCCAGGTGCAGCGGTGA
- a CDS encoding M55 family metallopeptidase produces MKVFIMSDMEGVAGVTNWYEVDGGEPLHADRSRLYTEEINAAVRGAFTGGATEVVVMDCHGAGKGWTFNSLIPDLLDPRCDFVVQHEWTEYTEFLEQGCDAALFIGMHAMAGTSDGVMNHTVSGTGWRNLAFNGTLVGETGINAALCGTWGCPVLMVTGDRAVCREATALLGEGVTTVAVKQGLGRFSARHIAPKRARELIESAAAAALEDTAAVKPYSPGSPCEITVELAASEEVERYRHHPVVEIVDGRTLRSHADDWWTAWRQFYFTFFRAVDG; encoded by the coding sequence GTGAAGGTCTTCATCATGAGCGACATGGAGGGCGTTGCCGGCGTCACCAACTGGTACGAGGTCGACGGCGGCGAGCCGCTGCACGCCGACCGCTCACGCCTCTACACGGAGGAGATCAACGCCGCCGTGCGGGGAGCGTTCACCGGCGGGGCAACCGAGGTGGTCGTGATGGACTGCCACGGCGCCGGCAAGGGCTGGACGTTCAACTCACTGATCCCGGATCTGCTCGACCCGCGCTGCGACTTCGTCGTGCAGCACGAGTGGACGGAGTACACGGAGTTCCTCGAACAGGGCTGCGACGCCGCACTCTTCATCGGCATGCACGCCATGGCCGGCACGTCCGACGGCGTCATGAACCACACCGTGTCGGGCACCGGCTGGCGGAACCTGGCGTTCAACGGCACGCTGGTCGGCGAGACGGGCATCAATGCAGCACTCTGCGGAACCTGGGGCTGCCCCGTGCTCATGGTGACCGGCGACCGCGCCGTCTGCCGCGAGGCGACGGCCCTGCTTGGCGAGGGCGTCACCACCGTCGCGGTGAAGCAGGGGCTCGGCCGGTTCAGCGCGCGGCACATCGCACCCAAGCGTGCGCGCGAGCTGATCGAGAGCGCGGCCGCCGCAGCGCTCGAGGACACCGCCGCGGTGAAGCCGTACAGTCCGGGCAGCCCATGTGAGATCACGGTCGAGCTCGCGGCCAGCGAAGAGGTCGAGCGGTACCGCCACCACCCGGTCGTCGAGATCGTGGACGGCCGGACGCTTCGCTCGCACGCCGACGACTGGTGGACGGCCTGGCGGCAGTTCTACTTCACGTTCTTCCGCGCCGTCGACGGGTAG
- a CDS encoding PilZ domain-containing protein — MTPLSPVDAMSLLFSRPESELELDGGGVLRVTLMTLDGERAVVTAPRLSVATGMTLTGRVVGPDSRPWEIHLLVDDASYHTPDLAMVRLHPTSIAIDESRRAAERVPIGGVAWLEAVNCQDVVDADRVDGTLEDLSRTGVAFATARLLRVGDRLIFHGRFFADSISGEVRVASVRPASIPGHTIVGCRFLELDGDSIARIDRILSGGRDGGPEQPGGLSIAALRELAATAPAVDDEDDEAAGGGWLSRIRRDR, encoded by the coding sequence ATGACACCGCTCTCGCCGGTGGATGCCATGTCCCTGCTGTTCAGCCGTCCCGAGTCCGAGCTGGAACTCGACGGCGGCGGCGTCCTGCGCGTGACGCTGATGACGCTCGACGGTGAGCGCGCGGTCGTCACGGCGCCGCGCCTCTCGGTGGCGACCGGCATGACGCTCACCGGGCGCGTCGTCGGGCCGGACTCGCGCCCCTGGGAGATCCACCTCCTCGTCGACGACGCGAGCTACCACACGCCCGACCTGGCGATGGTGCGCCTCCATCCGACGTCCATCGCCATCGACGAGAGCCGCCGAGCGGCCGAGCGCGTCCCGATCGGCGGGGTGGCGTGGCTCGAGGCGGTCAACTGCCAGGACGTCGTGGACGCCGACCGGGTCGACGGCACGCTCGAAGATCTCTCACGGACGGGCGTCGCCTTCGCGACCGCCCGGCTGCTGCGCGTCGGCGACCGCCTGATCTTCCACGGCCGGTTCTTCGCCGACTCGATCAGCGGCGAGGTGCGCGTCGCCTCCGTCCGGCCGGCATCGATCCCGGGCCACACGATCGTCGGCTGCCGCTTCCTCGAGCTGGACGGCGACAGCATCGCCCGGATCGACCGCATCCTCTCCGGCGGCCGCGACGGTGGTCCGGAGCAGCCCGGCGGACTGTCCATCGCCGCTCTGCGCGAACTTGCCGCGACGGCCCCGGCGGTCGACGACGAGGACGACGAAGCCGCCGGTGGCGGCTGGCTCAGTCGCATCCGCCGCGACCGCTGA
- a CDS encoding cupin domain-containing protein, with translation MSGWRASQIEELPSTAPAGFWDEWAREADYGGRWHSVGEQLGIRGFGVNANEADAGRELVVPHTETEYDEQEELYVVVRGRARFTCDGETVELGPGGLLFVEHAVPREAVAVEDGTLVLCVGGTPGRPYSPS, from the coding sequence GTGAGCGGCTGGCGGGCCTCGCAGATCGAGGAGCTGCCGAGCACCGCGCCGGCAGGGTTCTGGGACGAATGGGCGCGGGAGGCCGACTACGGCGGCCGCTGGCACTCGGTCGGCGAGCAGCTCGGCATCCGCGGCTTCGGCGTGAACGCGAACGAGGCCGACGCGGGCCGCGAGCTGGTCGTCCCGCACACCGAGACGGAGTACGACGAGCAGGAGGAGCTCTACGTCGTGGTGCGCGGCCGGGCGCGGTTCACGTGCGACGGCGAGACCGTCGAGCTCGGCCCGGGAGGCCTGCTCTTCGTCGAGCACGCGGTGCCGCGGGAGGCGGTCGCGGTCGAGGACGGCACGCTCGTCCTGTGCGTCGGCGGCACGCCCGGCCGGCCGTACTCGCCGTCCTGA